In Odocoileus virginianus isolate 20LAN1187 ecotype Illinois chromosome 23, Ovbor_1.2, whole genome shotgun sequence, one DNA window encodes the following:
- the SLC16A8 gene encoding monocarboxylate transporter 3: MGASSPRRGPGPPDGGWGWAVLSACFVITGFAYGFPKAVSVFFRALMRDFGAGYSDTAWVSSIMLAMLYGTGPVSSILVTRFGCRPVMLVGGLLASAGMILASFATRLLELYLTAGVLTGLGLALNFQPSLIMLGLYFERRRPLANGLAAAGSPVFLSALSPLGQQLLEHFGWRGGFLLLGGLLLNCCACGAVMRPPPGPGPRPRRDSAGDAPGEAEEEAPSSGRTRRRLLDVTVCADRAFAVYAVTKFLMALGLFVPAILLVNYAKDAGVPDSEAAFLLSIVGFVDIVARPACGALAGLARLRPHVAYLFSLALMANGLTDLSSARARTYGALVAFCIAFGLSYGMVGALQFEVLMAAVGAPRFPSALGLVLLLEAVAVLIGPPSAGRLVDALKNYEIIFYLAGSEVALAGIFMAVATNCCLRRPKDGPPSPGTEGGAGDGEEAEAEVDSDLPPAGTEEPGGLEAVEVPSPGAGPSQPEVKVEPGLDS; this comes from the exons ATGGGCGCTAGCAGTCCCCGGCGGGGCCCCGGCCCTCCAGacgggggctggggctgggccgTGCTGAGTGCCTGCTTCGTGATCACGGGTTTCGCCTATGGCTTCCCCAAGGCCGTGAGCGTCTTCTTCCGCGCGCTTATGCGCGACTTCGGCGCGGGCTACAGCGACACAGCCTGGGTGTCCTCCATTATGCTGGCCATGCTGTATGGCACAG GCCCGGTGTCCAGCATCCTCGTGACCCGCTTTGGATGTCGCCCGGTGATGCTGGTGGGTGGGCTGTTGGCCTCCGCCGGCATGATTCTAGCATCCTTCGCCACGCGCCTCCTGGAGCTATACCTGACAGCTGGGGTGCTCACAG GCCTGGGTCTGGCCCTCAACTTCCAGCCGTCGCTCATCATGCTGGGGCTGTACTTCGAGCGGCGACGGCCTCTGGCCAACGGGCTGGCGGCGGCCGGCAGCCCGGTATTCCTGTCAGCGCTGTCGCCGCTCGGCCAGCAGCTGCTCGAGCACTTCGGCTGGCGCGGCGGCTTCCTGCTGCTCGGCGGCCTGCTGCTGAATTGCTGCGCGTGCGGCGCCGTCATGCGGCCGCCCCCGGGGCCCGGCCCGCGGCCGCGCAGGGACAGCGCGGGAGACGCGCCTGGCGAGGCAGAGGAGGAGGCGCCCTCTAGCGGTCGGACCCGCCGGCGCCTGCTGGACGTGACCGTGTGCGCCGACCGCGCCTTCGCGGTGTACGCCGTCACCAAGTTCCTGATGGCGCTCGGGCTCTTCGTGCCCGCCATCCTGTTGGTGAACTACGCCAAGGACGCGGGCGTGCCCGACTCCGAGGCTGCCTTCCTGCTCTCCATCGTGGGCTTCGTCGACATCGTGGCGCGGCCGGCGTGCGGCGCCCTGGCCGGCCTGGCGCGTCTGCGGCCGCACGTCGCCTACCTCTTCAGCCTGGCGCTGATGGCCAACGGGCTCACGGACCTGAGCAGCGCGCGGGCGCGCACCTACGGCGCCCTAGTCGCCTTCTGCATCGCCTTCGGCCTCTCCTATGGCATGGTGGGCGCCCTGCAGTTCGAGGTGCTCATGGCGGCTGTGGGTGCGCCCCGATTCCCCAGTGCCCTGGGCCTGGTCCTCCTCCTCGAGGCTGTGGCTGTGCTCATCGGACCGCCCTCTGCCG GCCGCCTGGTGGACGCACTCAAGAACTACGAGATCATCTTCTACCTGGCAGGCTCTGAGGTGGCCCTGGCGGGGATCTTCATGGCTGTGGCCACCAACTGTTGCCTGCGCCGCCCCAAGGACGGCCCGCCCAGCCCAGGCACTGAGGGCGGGGCCGGTGACGGGGAGGAGGCGGAGGCCGAAGTGGACTCTGACCTCCCGCCCGCGGGCACCGAGGAGCCCGGTGGCCTGGAGGCCGTGGAGGTGCCGAGCCCGGGCGCTGGGCCTTCGCAACCCGAGGTGAAGGTGGAGCCAGGGCTGGACTCTTGA